The Terriglobus roseus sequence CCGTCTCGGCTGAGGATGCGGACGATCATGTGCTGATCGATGCAACCGACTTTCTGCTACGTGACGTGGTCAACTTTGCTGGTCGACTCGGCGCAGGCTATCGTCTTGATCCGACGCGCAGCACCATTGTGCCGGAGCGTACGAAGAACTTCCCGAAGAACACAGAGATTGAGACAATGCTGACCTTCGCCCGAGAGGGCGGTGGTGCGGCGGGTGGTCCTGGTGGCTTCGGCGGTGCGGCGGGAGGCCCTGTTGCGCCGGACATCTCGTCGATTACGCTGGGTGCGAAACAGTCGTTGATTGAACTGCCGGATAACAACTACAAGCCGCGCCTGTGGGATCAGCGCGCAGGCAATCTGCAAAACACGAGTTACTCAGACTGGTCGAAACCGTTGGGAGACATGCGTGAGACACGCTTCGTCAATCGCTTCCGCCTGATCAAGAAGAATCCGAACGCCGCTGTGTCGGATCCGGTTGAACCGATCCGTTACTACATCGATCGGGGCGCGCCCGAGCCTGTGCGGACGGCATTGCTGGAGGGCACACGCTGGTGGTCTGACGCATTCCTCGCTGCTGGTTTCTCAAATGCCTTCAAGGTCGAAATTCTGCCCGAGGGCGCGGATCCGTACGACATTCGTTACAACATGATTCTGTGGGTTGAGGGTGAGAACCGTGCCTTCTCCAATGGCCTGGATGTCGTTGATCCGCGCACAGGCGAGGTCATCAAGGGCGAGGTGACTCTGACTGCCGGCCGCGAGCGGCAGGACTACCTGATCACCGAAGCTCTGCTGTCGCCTTACAAAAACAGCGACAAGCCTGACCCTGCGCAGTTAGCACTGGTGATGCAGCGAATCCGCCACCTGGCAGCACATGAGACGGGGCATACGCTGGGGCTGGGACACAATCACGCCGCAAGTGCGTTTGGTCTTGGATCCTCAGTGGACGACTATCCTTTCCCGAATATCCAGATCGACAAGAACGGCAAGCTGGATCTGTCGCACGCCTATGAGCCGGGCCTTGGCGAATGGGACAAGCTAGCAATCAAGCACACCTACATGGAGCTGCCACCCGACACCTCTCCTGCACAGGAAAAGGCAGCGCTGGATAAGTTGATCGAAGACGGCATCAAGAAGGGTATGTACTTCATTACCGACTCGGGCGCATCGACCGTGCATCCACACTCGTCGCAGTGGGACAATGGCCCTGACTCTGCAGTGGAACTCGAGCACATACTAAAGGTGCGAGAAGTGGCGATGAAGAACTTCTCAGAGGCGGCCATCAAGCCCGGCACGCCGATGGTGCTATTGCAGGACACTCTTGTGCCGGTGTACCTATTGCATCGCTATCAGGTGGAAGCCGCGGTTCAGTCCATAGCCGGCGAAGACTATCGCTACGCCGTTCGGGGTGATGGTCAGCAAATTGCGCCGATGGTACCTGCAGCGCAGCAGAAAGCTGCTCTGACGGCTGTTCTCAAGACACTCGATCCGCGGATGCTGACGCTGCCGGAGTCGCTGATCCTGAAGTTCCCGCCGCGGCCACCTTCGCTGTCGCGGACGCGTGAGTCTTTCCAGGGAGAGGCTGGCGATGCTTTTGATCCCATGGCTCCCGTCCATGCTGCTGTGAGCATTACGCTCTCCGCGCTGTTCGAGCCCACGCGGGCCAATCGGTTGATTGAATTTCACGCACGCGACGCAAGCATGCCGACGCTATCCGATGTGATCGATGCCACGTTACAGGCCACGTGGATGGCGCCAGCACAGCAAGGCCTGGCGCAGGAGTCAAAGCTGACGATTGATCGCGTAGTGCTTGATGAATTGCAGACGCTGGTTACCAGTCCGCAGGCGTCGGCAATGACTAAAGGTGTGGTGCGTGCGGAACTCGCGAAGTTGCGCAGCTATGCGATGGAGCGATCGAAGGACATGGCACTGGATGCAGACAGCCGAGCCTTCTACGGCAGTGCCTTCGACGCCGCGGGCAGTGGCGGGGCGCCCAGCCGCGGCGGAGCCGTCGCACCGGCTGCTGCAGCACCAGCACGCCGCGGTGGCGATACGGATGCTATTCCCGCCGGCGCACCGATCTAAATTGCCCGCACGACAAACTATGGGGCGGGCGCTCGGTGTCCGCCCTGTTTGCTTTCAGCGCGTGCACATTGACCGACTGACTTTCCAGTCATCGAACGCAGCTTTGCGACACGGAATTCTTTTGCATCGAAAGACGCATCCTAACCTTCACCCGAGGTTAGGACTGGGATGTGGATTGTTCGGCTGGCATTACGCCGCCCGTATACGTTTGTCGTGGTGTCTCTGCTCATGCTGTTGCTGGGCATCGGTACCGCCGTGGAAGCACCGAAGGATATCTACCCGTACATCAACATCCCTGTTGTCACCATCGTGTGGAGCTACGGCGGCCTGCCGCCGTCCGAGATGGAAGGCCGTATCGTAACCGTCTGCGAGCGGGCACTGACAACGACCGTCAATGACATCGAGCACACCAGTTCCGAAAGCTACCAGGGCGTCTCAGTCATTCGCGTCTACTTCCAACCGAATGTGAAGGTTGAGCTGGCGATGTCGCAGATCACGGCTGTGGTCCAGACCATTCTGCGTACTCTCCCGCCCGGAACCTTTCCGCCGAACATCCTCAAGTACGACGCCAGCTCCGTGCCCATTGTGCAGCTTGCACTTGCGGGACAGGGAATCAAAGAAGAAGACCTTTACGACCTTGGGCAAGCCTTCATACGACCGCGGCTTGCAAACGTGAAGGGTGCATCCATTCCGCTACCCTATGGAGGCAAGGTGCGGCAGGTGCAGGTGGATGCCGACCCGAACCTGATGTACTCGCACCATCTTTCAGCTACCGATATCTCCACAGCGTTTAATCAGCAGAACTTGATCTTGCCTGCTGGTGTGGCGCGCATGGGAGATCGTGAATTTATTGTCAAGCTGAACTCATCGCCAACGCAGGTTTCCGCTCTGAACGACTTGCCGATCCGAGCGGCCAATGGTGCGATTGTCTCCGTCAAGGACGTCGCGCAGGTGCGGTTGGGTTACGCGCCGCAAGTCAATGTGGTTCGTCAGGACGGCAAGCGTGCAGCGCTCCTGACCGTTCTTAAAAATGGTGAGACCTCGACGCTCGATATTGTGAAAGGCGTGAAGGATCTCCTACCGCAGGTAAAGGCTGGTCTTCCTTCTGCGCTTACGATCACACCCCTCTTTGATCAATCGGTCTTCGTCTCCGAATCTATCAGTGAGGTAGTGCGTGAAGCCGTCATCGCTGCGGCACTAACTGCATTGATGATCCTGCTGTTCCTGGGGTCATGGCGTTCGACGCTCATCGTCTGCGTGTCGATCCCTCTATCGATCGCGACATCACTCGTGATCCTGGGGGCACTAGGCGAAACCATCAATGTGATGACGCTCGGTGGACTGGCTCTGGCCGTCGGCATCCTGGTTGACGATGCGACCGTTGAGATCGAGAACACTCATCGCAATATGAGTGAAAAGAAACCGCTGGTCCGCGCGATCCTTGATAGCGCCCAGCAGGTTGCTGCGCCGGCTTTTGTCTCAACGCTGTCGATCTGCCTGGTGTTTACACCAGTCGCGCTGCTCAGTGGTCCTGCAAAATATCTCTTCACCCCACTGGCGCTCGCGGTGGTCTTCGCGATGATGGCGTCCTACTTCCTGTCTCGAACGCTGATCCCGACGATGATGCACTTCCTGCTCGACGCGGAGATTGGTCTGTACCAGGATCCCGAAGCTGCCGAGAAGGAGAAGAAAG is a genomic window containing:
- a CDS encoding zinc-dependent metalloprotease produces the protein MQTIAQRTASLQKMDGFFPVYMDTKTAHLYLEINGWNKQFLYLRHTETGNGAGVNRGAVAQPLLVHFSRIGPKVLLTAENTAWRTTTGEPAQEAAARESFAQSIVGGFTVSAEDADDHVLIDATDFLLRDVVNFAGRLGAGYRLDPTRSTIVPERTKNFPKNTEIETMLTFAREGGGAAGGPGGFGGAAGGPVAPDISSITLGAKQSLIELPDNNYKPRLWDQRAGNLQNTSYSDWSKPLGDMRETRFVNRFRLIKKNPNAAVSDPVEPIRYYIDRGAPEPVRTALLEGTRWWSDAFLAAGFSNAFKVEILPEGADPYDIRYNMILWVEGENRAFSNGLDVVDPRTGEVIKGEVTLTAGRERQDYLITEALLSPYKNSDKPDPAQLALVMQRIRHLAAHETGHTLGLGHNHAASAFGLGSSVDDYPFPNIQIDKNGKLDLSHAYEPGLGEWDKLAIKHTYMELPPDTSPAQEKAALDKLIEDGIKKGMYFITDSGASTVHPHSSQWDNGPDSAVELEHILKVREVAMKNFSEAAIKPGTPMVLLQDTLVPVYLLHRYQVEAAVQSIAGEDYRYAVRGDGQQIAPMVPAAQQKAALTAVLKTLDPRMLTLPESLILKFPPRPPSLSRTRESFQGEAGDAFDPMAPVHAAVSITLSALFEPTRANRLIEFHARDASMPTLSDVIDATLQATWMAPAQQGLAQESKLTIDRVVLDELQTLVTSPQASAMTKGVVRAELAKLRSYAMERSKDMALDADSRAFYGSAFDAAGSGGAPSRGGAVAPAAAAPARRGGDTDAIPAGAPI